A portion of the Parasedimentitalea marina genome contains these proteins:
- a CDS encoding DUF3307 domain-containing protein: protein MPDYVGSILLLLGLLQFKHMFADFYMQTQKMLSGRGIYFHMGRAQHAGVHVIGSFLVFLIFHTPMWFILVICALEWFIHFNIDYCKACYSESKQLMPNMAEFWRAMGTDQALHHFTYLAMVWAWMEYTVI, encoded by the coding sequence TTGCCGGACTATGTCGGATCTATTTTGCTGCTGCTGGGCTTACTGCAGTTCAAGCACATGTTTGCCGACTTTTATATGCAGACGCAGAAAATGCTAAGTGGACGGGGAATATACTTTCACATGGGTCGGGCCCAACATGCCGGAGTACATGTAATAGGGTCCTTTCTGGTCTTCCTGATATTTCATACCCCGATGTGGTTCATACTGGTTATTTGCGCGCTTGAATGGTTTATCCATTTCAACATTGATTACTGCAAAGCCTGCTATTCCGAGTCAAAGCAGTTGATGCCGAACATGGCAGAATTCTGGCGTGCCATGGGGACAGATCAGGCGCTGCATCATTTCACCTATCTGGCTATGGTATGGGCCTGGATGGAATACACTGTAATTTAG
- a CDS encoding indolepyruvate ferredoxin oxidoreductase family protein — MTQQTHDFQKYHLSDRYDLTRGRVFLTGTQALARIMLDQARRDQQAGLNTAGFVSGYRGSPLGGVDLEFWRSADRMRENGIKFMPAVNEDLGATAVLGAQQAVLDPQCQVEGVFSMWYGKGPGVDRSGDALKHGNAYGSSTKGGVLVVAGDDHGCVSSSMPHQSDAGFLAWFMPVLNPASVSEFLSFGEYGFALSRYSGAWVGFKAISETVESGRSVALPPDREFILPDLPPYPGGLHVRRSDLPSPEIEVRMRAKLKAVRAFAEANPIDRRIYDLPDASFGFVTTGKGHLDLMEALRLLGLDEAACRRLGIDIYKVGMVWPLARRSALRFVHGKKEVLVVEEKRGIIESQFKEYFYDWPGNKPEKMVGKYDSHGEPLIPWTGELSPLQLVPIIAQRLDPFFPEEGLSAKALALTDTPPILLNISGATRTPYFCSGCPHNTSTKVPDGSKANSGIGCHVMASWMDRETAGYAQMGGEGVPWVAASMFNGGKHVFQNLGEGTWYHSGSLAIRQAVAAQTNITYKILYNDAVAMTGGQPVDGPVSVVGIAQTCRAEGVSRIALVSDDITKFIRSEFPSDTTFHDRAELDTVQRELRDIPGVSVLIYEQACATEKRRRRKRGTLDDPKRFAIINDLVCEGCGDCSTESNCLSVEPIETPLGRKRKINLSSCNKDFSCLNGFCPSFVTVEGATRRKKQAPGLDAAQLVAALPTPNIAALDTPFDLLVTGVGGTGVVTIGALITMAAHLEGKGSSVLDFTGFAQKFGTVLSYIRLSSNPEDVNQVRIDTGAADAVIGCDVVVSSAPKASAHYGSNTRIVLNRAEMPTGDLVLQRDADLNAGQREQAISSVVGAENLSAINANEVAEAILGDTVLANMIMLGFAWQKRLVPVSAGALDQAIELNAVAVERNRLAFAIGRALAVDPGLVSDWYTETTDAPETLEDVIERRASFLTGYQDVGYAKRYTETLARFRNAVPADSTEELTIAAAKSLFKLMAYKDEFEVARLLTSAAFKHQMDAEFEGDFTVHHHLAPPLLSRGKDARGRPMKRAFGPWLRPVLTLLTKGKRLRGSRFNVFGYHAEARLHRDLLAWYEDALKQVERRYNAACHDSCLAILTAPMEIRGYGPVRQLAAEKIKSNTTSMLAAL; from the coding sequence ATGACCCAGCAGACACATGATTTTCAGAAGTATCACCTGAGTGACCGGTACGACCTGACCAGAGGCCGGGTTTTTCTCACTGGTACTCAGGCGTTGGCGCGGATCATGCTGGATCAGGCGCGCCGCGATCAACAGGCAGGTCTGAACACTGCTGGTTTTGTATCCGGCTATCGTGGCTCGCCGCTGGGTGGGGTCGATTTGGAGTTCTGGCGATCCGCTGACCGGATGCGCGAGAATGGTATCAAGTTCATGCCTGCAGTGAATGAAGACCTGGGGGCAACTGCGGTTTTGGGGGCGCAACAGGCCGTGCTGGATCCCCAGTGTCAGGTCGAGGGCGTATTTTCAATGTGGTACGGCAAAGGCCCCGGGGTGGATCGGTCAGGCGATGCGCTGAAACATGGCAATGCCTATGGGTCGTCGACCAAGGGCGGGGTTCTGGTGGTTGCGGGCGATGACCACGGCTGCGTCAGCTCGTCGATGCCGCATCAGTCCGACGCGGGTTTTCTGGCTTGGTTTATGCCCGTTCTAAATCCGGCCTCGGTCAGCGAATTCCTGAGTTTTGGCGAATACGGCTTTGCCCTGTCACGCTATTCCGGCGCCTGGGTTGGCTTCAAGGCCATCTCGGAAACGGTGGAAAGTGGCCGTTCTGTCGCCTTGCCGCCAGACCGGGAATTTATTTTGCCTGACCTGCCCCCCTACCCCGGCGGGTTGCATGTGCGGCGCTCGGATTTGCCCAGCCCCGAGATCGAGGTTCGCATGCGGGCCAAGTTGAAAGCGGTGCGCGCCTTTGCCGAGGCGAACCCGATTGATCGGCGCATCTATGACTTGCCTGATGCCAGTTTTGGCTTTGTCACCACCGGAAAAGGCCATCTTGATCTGATGGAGGCACTGCGCCTGTTGGGGCTGGACGAGGCGGCCTGTCGTCGGCTGGGCATCGATATATACAAGGTTGGAATGGTCTGGCCACTGGCCCGTCGCAGCGCCTTGCGGTTTGTGCATGGCAAAAAAGAGGTGCTGGTGGTCGAGGAAAAGCGTGGCATTATCGAAAGCCAGTTCAAAGAGTATTTCTATGATTGGCCCGGCAACAAGCCCGAAAAGATGGTTGGCAAATACGACAGTCACGGTGAGCCGCTGATCCCCTGGACTGGAGAGTTAAGCCCACTGCAACTGGTGCCTATCATAGCCCAGCGGCTTGATCCGTTTTTTCCTGAGGAAGGGCTATCGGCCAAGGCGCTGGCGCTGACGGATACGCCGCCCATCCTGTTGAACATCTCTGGCGCCACTCGCACCCCCTATTTCTGTTCAGGCTGCCCGCATAACACCTCGACCAAAGTGCCCGATGGCAGCAAGGCCAATTCAGGTATCGGCTGCCATGTGATGGCCAGCTGGATGGACCGCGAGACCGCTGGATATGCGCAAATGGGCGGCGAAGGTGTGCCCTGGGTTGCCGCCTCCATGTTCAACGGCGGCAAACATGTGTTTCAGAACCTCGGCGAAGGAACCTGGTATCACTCTGGATCGCTGGCGATCCGTCAGGCGGTGGCGGCACAGACCAATATCACCTACAAGATCCTCTATAATGACGCCGTCGCCATGACCGGCGGGCAGCCGGTGGATGGCCCTGTCAGCGTGGTCGGAATTGCCCAGACTTGCCGGGCTGAAGGCGTGTCGCGAATTGCACTGGTGTCGGATGACATCACCAAGTTCATCCGATCAGAGTTCCCCAGCGACACCACATTTCATGACCGCGCAGAATTGGACACGGTCCAGCGCGAACTGCGCGATATCCCGGGTGTTTCCGTGCTGATCTATGAGCAGGCCTGCGCCACCGAAAAGCGCCGCCGTCGCAAACGCGGCACCCTGGACGACCCTAAACGATTTGCAATCATCAATGATCTGGTCTGCGAAGGATGCGGCGATTGTTCAACTGAATCCAACTGCCTGAGCGTGGAGCCCATTGAGACACCGCTGGGTCGCAAACGTAAAATCAACCTGTCCAGCTGCAATAAAGATTTTTCCTGCCTGAATGGATTTTGCCCCAGCTTTGTTACCGTCGAGGGCGCCACCCGACGTAAGAAACAGGCCCCGGGTCTGGACGCGGCGCAATTGGTGGCGGCCCTGCCCACCCCGAACATTGCCGCGCTGGACACACCCTTTGATTTATTGGTCACCGGGGTTGGCGGCACCGGCGTGGTGACCATTGGCGCATTGATCACCATGGCCGCCCATCTTGAGGGGAAAGGCTCCAGTGTGTTGGATTTCACTGGATTTGCGCAGAAATTCGGGACCGTGCTCAGCTATATTCGGCTGTCGTCTAACCCGGAAGACGTGAATCAGGTGCGCATTGACACAGGCGCGGCGGATGCGGTGATTGGCTGCGATGTCGTGGTCAGCTCAGCCCCCAAGGCCTCGGCACATTACGGGTCCAACACACGGATCGTTCTGAACCGGGCAGAAATGCCCACCGGTGATCTGGTGCTGCAACGTGATGCTGATCTTAATGCAGGTCAGCGCGAGCAGGCGATAAGCAGTGTCGTCGGCGCCGAAAATTTAAGCGCGATAAATGCCAACGAGGTTGCCGAGGCAATCCTCGGCGATACGGTCCTCGCCAATATGATAATGCTTGGATTTGCCTGGCAAAAAAGGCTTGTGCCAGTTTCAGCTGGTGCGCTGGACCAGGCCATTGAACTTAACGCAGTGGCGGTAGAGCGAAACCGTCTGGCGTTTGCCATCGGTCGCGCACTGGCGGTGGATCCAGGTCTGGTAAGCGATTGGTACACAGAGACTACGGATGCGCCGGAAACGCTGGAAGATGTGATAGAGCGACGGGCAAGTTTTCTCACCGGATATCAAGATGTGGGGTATGCCAAACGATATACCGAAACACTGGCCCGCTTTCGCAACGCAGTTCCGGCTGACAGTACTGAGGAACTGACCATTGCGGCCGCCAAATCGCTGTTCAAACTGATGGCTTATAAAGACGAATTCGAAGTGGCCCGTCTTTTGACCAGCGCCGCCTTCAAGCATCAAATGGACGCGGAGTTTGAGGGCGACTTCACGGTTCACCATCACCTTGCCCCGCCACTTCTAAGCCGAGGAAAAGACGCCCGGGGTCGCCCGATGAAACGCGCCTTTGGGCCGTGGTTACGGCCCGTTCTGACCCTACTGACCAAAGGTAAACGCCTTCGCGGCAGCCGTTTCAACGTTTTTGGATATCACGCCGAGGCCCGGCTGCACCGTGATTTATTGGCATGGTACGAAGACGCCCTAAAGCAGGTCGAACGGCGCTATAACGCGGCCTGTCACGACAGCTGCCTCGCCATCCTGACTGCGCCGATGGAGATCCGCGGCTATGGCCCTGTCCGCCAGCTGGCCGCCGAAAAGATAAAATCCAACACCACGTCAATGCTTGCTGCTCTTTAG
- a CDS encoding Zn-dependent alcohol dehydrogenase, which produces MQTIKAAVCREFGAPLIIEDVLLADPRMGEVEVTLEAVAICHSDISYAEGAWGGHLPAVYGHEAAGVITKLGAGVAGFTEGDSVVVTLIRACGNCPSCAGGKPTTCETPYDTVNGPLKAADGSPLQQAMACGAFAEKVVVDQRQIVKIPETIAKDVASLVSCGVITGVGAVVNAAQLRAGQDVVVIGAGGVGLNAIQGARIAGARRVVAVDMSEEKLEIAKEFGATHGVLATLDKPWRSAYKALGGRGADAVLITVGAIPAYEQAPRYLAPSGKAIMIGMPHSGAMASYEPVMLAATGQGLIGSKMGDVVIQRDIPWMIDLYSQGRLKLDELISGRWSLEQINEAIADTKTGSAKRNVILFPR; this is translated from the coding sequence ATGCAAACCATTAAGGCAGCAGTCTGTCGCGAGTTCGGCGCACCATTGATCATCGAGGATGTTCTGCTTGCAGATCCCCGCATGGGTGAAGTCGAAGTCACACTTGAGGCGGTCGCGATCTGCCACAGTGATATCTCCTATGCCGAGGGCGCCTGGGGCGGTCACCTCCCTGCAGTCTATGGCCACGAGGCCGCCGGGGTGATTACCAAACTGGGCGCTGGTGTTGCAGGCTTTACCGAGGGCGACTCGGTTGTGGTGACGCTGATCCGCGCCTGTGGAAACTGCCCCAGTTGCGCGGGTGGCAAGCCGACAACCTGCGAAACGCCCTATGACACCGTGAACGGCCCCCTTAAGGCTGCGGATGGCAGCCCTTTGCAGCAGGCCATGGCCTGTGGTGCCTTTGCTGAAAAAGTGGTGGTGGATCAGCGCCAAATCGTCAAAATTCCCGAAACCATCGCCAAGGATGTCGCCTCATTGGTGTCCTGCGGCGTGATTACCGGCGTCGGCGCTGTCGTCAATGCAGCACAGCTGCGCGCGGGTCAGGATGTTGTGGTCATCGGCGCTGGCGGTGTCGGCCTTAATGCCATTCAAGGTGCCCGCATTGCCGGTGCACGCCGCGTCGTTGCCGTCGACATGAGTGAGGAAAAGCTGGAAATCGCCAAAGAATTTGGCGCCACGCACGGGGTGCTGGCGACGCTCGATAAACCCTGGCGCTCTGCCTACAAGGCGCTTGGCGGACGCGGGGCGGATGCCGTGCTGATCACAGTTGGCGCCATTCCTGCCTACGAGCAGGCGCCGCGCTATCTGGCACCCAGCGGCAAAGCGATCATGATCGGTATGCCGCATTCTGGCGCCATGGCCAGCTACGAGCCCGTGATGCTGGCAGCTACAGGCCAGGGTCTTATCGGATCAAAAATGGGCGATGTGGTGATCCAACGTGACATTCCCTGGATGATTGATCTGTACAGTCAGGGCCGGTTGAAACTGGACGAACTGATTTCTGGTCGCTGGAGCCTGGAGCAAATCAACGAAGCCATCGCCGACACCAAAACCGGCAGTGCCAAACGCAATGTGATCCTGTTTCCACGTTAA
- a CDS encoding mandelate racemase/muconate lactonizing enzyme family protein: MKLQDLDVIVTAPPAPGWGGRYWILVKLTTDTGITGWGECYAASVGPEAMTHVIRDVFDRHMADENPENIELMFRRAYSSGFTQRPDLTAMGAFSGLEIACWDILGKDRDRPVHALIGGRMNDRIRAYTYLYPLAEHDTESFWASPDMAAESAAQMVRQGYTAVKFDPAGPYTSRGGHMPAMNDISISVAFCKAIREAVGDKADLLFGTHGQFTTAGAIRLGQALEPYSPLWFEEPVPPDNTAEMAKVAQAVRIPVATGERLTTKSEFAAALQAGAATILQPALGRSGGIWETKKIAAIAEVYNAQMAPHLYAGPIEWAANIQFAASIPNILMAETIETPFHDALINGAIQVEDGFVTPPTAAGLGIEVNEALARAHPFTGNDLHLNMRDAPCDYVTPNGFAGGSPPLKTSE; encoded by the coding sequence ATGAAACTGCAAGACCTCGACGTGATCGTTACCGCCCCCCCAGCTCCCGGATGGGGCGGGCGCTATTGGATACTTGTCAAACTGACCACCGACACCGGTATAACCGGTTGGGGCGAATGCTATGCGGCCTCGGTCGGACCAGAGGCGATGACCCACGTTATTCGCGATGTGTTTGACCGGCATATGGCAGATGAGAACCCCGAGAACATCGAGCTGATGTTCCGGCGCGCATATTCTTCCGGCTTCACACAGCGGCCAGATTTAACGGCAATGGGCGCCTTTTCCGGGTTGGAAATCGCCTGCTGGGATATTCTGGGCAAAGACCGTGATCGCCCGGTTCACGCCCTGATCGGAGGCCGAATGAATGACCGCATTCGCGCCTATACCTACCTCTACCCGCTCGCCGAACACGACACCGAAAGCTTCTGGGCCTCGCCTGATATGGCCGCAGAAAGTGCCGCGCAGATGGTCAGGCAAGGCTACACAGCTGTCAAATTCGACCCTGCAGGCCCCTATACGTCTCGGGGCGGCCACATGCCTGCCATGAATGACATTTCAATCTCAGTGGCGTTTTGCAAAGCCATCCGCGAGGCCGTGGGCGACAAGGCAGACTTGCTGTTTGGAACTCACGGTCAATTCACCACAGCTGGGGCCATTCGCCTGGGCCAGGCCCTGGAACCCTACTCGCCGCTCTGGTTCGAAGAGCCGGTCCCGCCCGACAACACCGCCGAGATGGCCAAAGTTGCTCAGGCCGTTCGCATTCCTGTTGCCACAGGCGAAAGGCTGACAACCAAAAGCGAGTTTGCTGCCGCTCTGCAGGCCGGCGCTGCCACCATCCTGCAACCTGCTTTGGGTCGGTCCGGTGGCATTTGGGAGACCAAGAAAATCGCAGCAATCGCCGAAGTCTACAACGCGCAGATGGCACCTCATTTGTACGCGGGGCCAATTGAATGGGCAGCGAATATCCAGTTTGCAGCCTCGATCCCCAATATTTTGATGGCCGAAACCATCGAGACACCGTTTCATGATGCGCTGATCAACGGGGCAATCCAGGTGGAAGACGGATTCGTAACGCCCCCTACGGCAGCCGGCCTTGGCATTGAGGTGAACGAGGCGCTGGCCCGTGCACATCCCTTTACCGGCAACGACTTGCACCTCAACATGCGGGACGCTCCTTGTGACTATGTAACGCCAAATGGCTTTGCCGGAGGGTCACCGCCATTGAAGACGTCCGAATAG
- a CDS encoding Lrp/AsnC family transcriptional regulator, translating into MEITDRDRSILSLLQQDARMSNADMAETIGMSASALWRRVRALEDAGAIVRYGAIVNPAVLGLEFQAIVHVHLTRHDPEKLVEFIRAIEGNTLVQECYATTGQADYHLRVLAPDLDAYNNFLEQFLFRLPAVASAQTNMVLRTIKQNKPVLP; encoded by the coding sequence ATGGAAATCACTGATCGTGACCGCAGCATCTTGTCTCTGTTGCAACAAGATGCACGGATGTCCAATGCCGACATGGCCGAAACCATAGGAATGTCGGCCTCCGCACTGTGGCGACGGGTCCGGGCATTGGAAGATGCGGGCGCGATTGTGCGATATGGGGCCATCGTGAACCCGGCTGTCCTGGGGTTAGAGTTTCAGGCGATTGTTCATGTACACCTGACCCGCCATGACCCTGAAAAACTGGTCGAATTCATTCGCGCAATCGAGGGAAATACACTGGTTCAGGAATGTTATGCCACAACCGGGCAGGCCGATTATCACCTGCGCGTGCTGGCTCCGGATCTGGACGCCTACAACAATTTTCTTGAACAATTCTTGTTTCGCTTACCTGCCGTTGCCAGCGCCCAGACCAATATGGTTCTGCGCACTATAAAGCAAAACAAACCAGTGCTTCCCTAA
- a CDS encoding TetR/AcrR family transcriptional regulator, producing MTQKTILQRDDPKAEPLIGNVRVTRADWLNVAMDVLISHGVEQVKVLALAERMAVSRSSFYWYFKSRQDLLDALLKTWEQTNTAGMVGQATVAAETITAAVLNVWRCTADPELFNTALDFAVRDWARRSGPVRHLLDQSDARRVEALTQMFQRYDFPDVEALARAKALYYMQLGYDMAGLNESGDYRLRMTAEYLKVFTGCEALPEELEEFTTYSLKFWTS from the coding sequence ATGACCCAAAAAACAATCCTGCAGCGCGATGACCCCAAAGCCGAACCGTTAATCGGCAATGTCAGAGTGACCCGTGCAGATTGGCTGAATGTGGCCATGGACGTGTTGATCTCGCATGGGGTCGAGCAGGTCAAAGTGCTGGCACTGGCAGAGAGAATGGCCGTCTCTAGGTCTTCGTTTTATTGGTATTTCAAATCCCGCCAGGATCTTCTTGATGCTCTGCTGAAAACATGGGAGCAGACCAACACTGCGGGGATGGTTGGCCAGGCAACGGTTGCTGCTGAGACGATAACTGCCGCAGTGTTGAATGTTTGGCGCTGTACTGCTGATCCGGAATTGTTCAACACAGCATTGGATTTCGCAGTGCGAGACTGGGCCCGCCGGTCTGGGCCTGTGCGTCATCTGTTAGATCAATCTGACGCGCGTCGGGTTGAGGCGCTGACGCAGATGTTTCAGCGCTATGATTTCCCTGATGTCGAGGCGCTGGCCCGTGCCAAAGCATTGTATTACATGCAATTGGGTTATGACATGGCAGGGCTGAACGAAAGTGGTGACTATCGACTTAGGATGACGGCAGAATATTTGAAAGTCTTCACAGGGTGCGAAGCTCTCCCCGAAGAACTGGAAGAGTTCACCACCTATTCTTTGAAATTCTGGACCTCCTAA
- a CDS encoding ABC transporter transmembrane domain-containing protein: MILLLVTTTLFPLLFLTLELPKRIINDAIGAQTSTIDVLGRPVDQLTFLWLLCSGFLLAVTAHGLMKMRINTMKGILAERMLRRFRYQLIARVLRFPQPYFERVSQGELVSMITAESEPMGGLMGDAISQPVLQAGQMITILSFLFLQNVWFGIAAVALIPLQGWLIPMLQRRINLLNKKRIKQVRALAAEIGESAVGASTLRINGGWRYRMAVITTRLGRLYDIRLDIYQKKFFMKFINNFITQLTPFLFYAIGGYLVLQGSVSLGALVAALAAYKDLASPWKELLAYYNQTQDMSLRWDVIMERFAPTGMVDETLMEGEPKELVRLEGDVILTNVNVRDADGNLVLEDLSARLPAGKVVGIAAPSEEDRRAMAELLTRELLPSAGSVSIAGHDLTKLHQAVIAARVGHATSRPVLFQGSFGDNVMMPMRPRPTGTARDADQFEKALKAGNSPDPLDAPWLDPSVAGFSNKDDLRDWWLKLVEGIGSDTALFRRGMEQNFDPKTHPVLATHLVQLRDQVQQAVRDAGLRQHAFFLKTDEYNPALPVAENLLYATPHEPITEVVLAEQTEFLDLIKELNLDEDLVALTQDVVDMLRQIFGLDGTDHPLFRKLGLEPSAYEVALDLVEKTRSNGADVLDHKELAELLIVPFRISAEQIGPAFSEDMQSRILAFRQSHSTRLMATLGDLFVPLSIESFAPGLTVLENALFGKISDLAGAKGDELRKLVSELLVQNGVRDLVVELIFELPIALGGQGLAASFAEPLAFSRATIKRPDILIMDTAMASYDLETRISVHKNLRKLLPDTTVIYLGDSFESPDVFDVYYELRQGRLVSDEAQKVAVEDGAASADLARKLRALEQTELFSGLNRRQLRLLAFSARWYQAAAGEVVFLKDDEASDGAYMILEGEAGLYLPIDGQDDKLIASVGQGRLVGELGLIRKEPRSLSMIAQSELTCLRIGEEEFFAVVENDAATAFKLLQVVAGYVSN, encoded by the coding sequence TTGATTCTGCTGCTGGTCACCACCACGCTATTCCCGTTGTTATTCCTGACGCTTGAACTGCCCAAGCGGATTATCAACGATGCCATTGGCGCGCAGACTTCGACCATTGACGTGCTGGGGCGCCCGGTGGATCAGCTGACTTTCTTGTGGCTTTTGTGCTCGGGGTTCTTGTTGGCTGTGACAGCGCATGGCTTGATGAAAATGCGCATCAACACCATGAAAGGCATACTCGCCGAACGCATGTTGCGTCGGTTTCGCTATCAGTTGATAGCCCGGGTGCTGCGCTTTCCACAGCCCTACTTTGAACGGGTCAGCCAGGGTGAACTGGTGTCGATGATCACAGCTGAAAGCGAGCCGATGGGCGGCCTGATGGGCGATGCGATTAGCCAGCCAGTTTTGCAAGCCGGGCAGATGATCACCATTCTGTCTTTCCTGTTTCTGCAGAATGTCTGGTTTGGCATTGCGGCTGTGGCTTTGATACCTCTGCAGGGTTGGTTGATCCCGATGTTGCAGCGGCGCATCAACCTATTGAACAAAAAGCGCATCAAGCAGGTGCGCGCGCTTGCGGCTGAAATCGGGGAAAGCGCCGTTGGCGCCTCGACATTGCGGATCAACGGCGGCTGGCGCTATCGCATGGCGGTTATCACGACACGCTTGGGGCGCCTGTATGATATTCGCCTCGATATCTATCAGAAAAAGTTCTTTATGAAGTTTATCAATAACTTCATTACCCAGCTGACGCCGTTTTTGTTTTATGCGATTGGTGGCTATCTGGTGCTGCAAGGCTCTGTCTCACTGGGCGCGCTTGTGGCGGCTTTGGCAGCCTATAAGGACCTCGCATCTCCGTGGAAGGAGCTATTGGCCTATTACAACCAGACCCAGGACATGAGCCTGCGCTGGGACGTGATCATGGAGCGTTTTGCGCCAACTGGTATGGTCGACGAAACCTTGATGGAAGGTGAACCCAAGGAGTTGGTACGTCTTGAGGGCGACGTGATTTTGACCAATGTCAACGTGCGGGACGCTGACGGGAATCTGGTGCTGGAGGATCTGAGTGCCCGCCTGCCTGCCGGCAAAGTCGTCGGGATCGCCGCCCCGTCAGAAGAAGACAGACGCGCCATGGCTGAACTTCTGACCCGCGAGTTGCTGCCCTCGGCGGGCAGTGTTTCCATTGCGGGGCATGATTTGACCAAGCTGCATCAGGCGGTAATCGCTGCTCGGGTTGGTCATGCGACATCGCGGCCCGTGCTGTTTCAGGGGTCGTTTGGCGACAACGTGATGATGCCGATGCGACCGCGCCCCACCGGGACGGCAAGGGACGCCGATCAGTTCGAAAAGGCCCTGAAGGCCGGCAACAGCCCAGACCCGCTTGATGCACCCTGGCTTGACCCGTCCGTGGCCGGGTTTTCGAACAAGGATGACTTGCGTGATTGGTGGCTGAAGCTGGTCGAAGGCATCGGCTCGGACACCGCCTTGTTTCGGCGCGGTATGGAGCAGAATTTTGATCCGAAAACTCACCCTGTTCTGGCAACGCATCTGGTGCAGTTGCGTGATCAGGTGCAGCAGGCTGTACGCGACGCCGGGCTTCGTCAGCATGCGTTCTTTTTGAAAACGGATGAGTATAATCCGGCATTGCCTGTGGCAGAAAACTTGTTGTACGCGACGCCACATGAGCCAATCACTGAAGTCGTTTTGGCAGAGCAGACCGAGTTTCTGGACCTGATCAAAGAATTGAACCTGGATGAAGACCTGGTAGCGCTGACCCAGGACGTGGTGGATATGCTGCGCCAGATTTTTGGGCTCGACGGCACTGATCACCCATTGTTCCGTAAACTGGGGCTGGAGCCCTCTGCATACGAAGTTGCGCTTGATCTGGTTGAAAAGACCCGGTCCAACGGCGCCGATGTTTTGGATCACAAAGAGTTGGCAGAGCTGTTGATTGTTCCGTTCCGGATCTCAGCCGAACAAATCGGCCCAGCCTTTAGCGAGGACATGCAAAGCCGTATTCTGGCCTTCAGGCAAAGCCATTCTACCCGGTTGATGGCCACTTTAGGTGATCTGTTTGTGCCGCTGAGTATCGAAAGTTTTGCACCGGGATTGACGGTTCTGGAGAATGCTCTGTTTGGCAAGATTTCGGACCTGGCCGGCGCCAAGGGAGACGAACTGCGCAAACTGGTCTCTGAGTTGCTGGTGCAAAACGGGGTTCGTGATCTGGTGGTTGAGCTGATCTTTGAACTGCCAATTGCATTGGGCGGGCAGGGTCTGGCCGCCAGCTTTGCTGAACCATTGGCCTTTTCTCGCGCTACAATCAAACGGCCTGATATTCTGATCATGGACACGGCGATGGCCAGTTATGATTTGGAAACCCGCATTTCGGTACATAAAAACCTGCGCAAACTGCTGCCGGATACGACGGTGATTTATCTGGGCGACAGTTTTGAAAGCCCAGATGTGTTTGATGTTTACTACGAGCTGCGACAGGGACGACTTGTCAGTGACGAGGCGCAAAAGGTGGCGGTTGAAGATGGAGCGGCCAGTGCAGATCTGGCGCGCAAACTCAGGGCGCTGGAACAGACGGAACTGTTTTCCGGGTTGAATCGTCGCCAATTGCGCCTGCTGGCTTTTAGTGCCCGTTGGTATCAGGCCGCTGCCGGTGAAGTGGTCTTTTTGAAAGACGATGAAGCCAGTGATGGTGCCTATATGATCCTGGAAGGTGAGGCTGGCCTGTACTTGCCCATTGATGGGCAGGACGACAAGTTGATCGCCAGCGTGGGGCAGGGTCGTCTGGTCGGTGAATTGGGCTTGATCCGGAAAGAACCGCGCTCGCTTAGCATGATTGCGCAGAGTGAATTGACCTGCCTGCGTATCGGTGAGGAAGAGTTTTTTGCGGTGGTAGAAAACGATGCGGCAACGGCGTTTAAACTGTTGCAGGTTGTTGCCGGCTACGTATCCAACTGA